Proteins co-encoded in one Arachis hypogaea cultivar Tifrunner chromosome 13, arahy.Tifrunner.gnm2.J5K5, whole genome shotgun sequence genomic window:
- the LOC112737474 gene encoding uncharacterized protein produces the protein MARWLMAMVVLTQVVVAATLASASNTNKVYQPCADTKIQRSDGFTFGIAFSSKNSFFFNQNLSLQLSPCDTRLSLPSSNSQLALFRPKVDEISLLTINTSTFFPDSYGGYMVAFAGRKYAARSPPAFVANNTFIVTSFTLVLEFQKGRLQNLYWKRDGCVACRGKSSFVCLNKVDCAIRTSSCKGRGGSVDCSLGIQLAFSGTDKHLRVLNSWYEVENLRQYSLYGLYSNLRDSLTSQYNKFF, from the exons ATGGCACGGTGGTTGATGGCAATGGTGGTGCTGACACAGGTGGTAGTAGCTGCTACTCTTGCTTCTGCCAGCAACACCAACAAGGTGTACCAGCCATGTGCTGACACAAAGATTCAGAGATCTGATGGATTCACTTTTGGCATTGCTTTCAGTTCCAAGAACTCATTCTTCTTCAACCAGAACCTCTCTCTTCAGCTCTCGCCTTGTGACACTAGACTCTCTTTGCCTTCTTCTAACTCCCAGCTTGCACTCTTTCGTCCCAAAGTTGATGAGATCTCTCTCCTCACCATTAATACCTCTACCTTCTTCCCT GATTCCTATGGTGGGTACATGGTGGCGTTCGCAGGACGGAAATACGCAGCTCGTTCTCCCCCTGCCTTTGTTGCAAATAACACATTCATTGTGACAAGTTTTACATTG GTGTTGGAGTTTCAAAAGGGTAGGCTGCAAAATTTGTATTGGAAGAGAGATGGATGTGTTGCATGTAGAGGAAAATCCAGTTTTGTTTGCCTCAACAAAGTAGATTGCGCTATCAGGACATCGTCTTGCAAAGGCCGAGGAGGTTCCGTGGATTGTAGCCTTGGGATTCAGCTGGCGTTTTCCGGCACAGACAAGCATCTTAGAGTGCTTAATTCGTGGTATGAAGTTGAGAATCTGAGGCAGTACTCGCTTTATGGCTTGTACTCGAATCTAAGGGACTCTCTGACTAGTCAGTATAACAAATTCTTTTAA